A single Anopheles maculipalpis chromosome 3RL, idAnoMacuDA_375_x, whole genome shotgun sequence DNA region contains:
- the LOC126561538 gene encoding protein PAT1 homolog 1-like: protein MSDSFFGFDASLPGEDDDGGGRGRGGGGGGRTGGGRVLGGGSGGRGSDSEEEYDALNDETFGQAREDDWEDLHENLVRMDRREGADEDSGADSDLDINFSSVGIDNFELDNDTEPEARLQLDPSVWTMPSKPETPRHSVPPVTAQMPPAIGSAATPIPAPDRFGAAVGRFPALPNPGMRICSLEEIEQNMIKQQQEQMRRGLTPLPRPPPGFPTSSNPTPTMQQLPPPMIHRPLPIPIGFPSPALMGGGGGPGGQPGAAPGGPMGALFPPTNMPPPNGGSGQPGSGAPPFPFPTNFQGPPGSMPPNSNINNNSSNGSMNNNNASFSQRLVEEIQQNHPMLPHYRLPPPPGMLAPQPPLPMGVPPPGGPGGPGPMPPMPPHGGNFKHPFMAHHHPGFPPNWNGPPPHHAPHHPHGGHHHPSFPVGHHHFPQHQQQQQGHGQGGHHHHHQQQQHHHQHQGGGHRLHNGKQNRNYEYDEYANMMTERAKHWLLGIQLSQLNKDTAYYNDYYFCVIRDRKERERGGERESKAHKDNTFYHPFSQQQQQNHQQQWNGFGRERRNSENSTSTKDGIKEIQPRRYKLVQFENSLGKLQCGSVIAPRKIIDQDVVVDRSVADVGGPGGSGGAGSAGNNAPGSTDSVHNQRRSRQILLHVENLYRLVLRLEDMSNQLAIEAKQQMKEKRAKERLLAQEKQASGMDEQNNVQNSGSHQMATVPATPVSEVEQDTVENLLDRILPAVNAEGVLRLLSVRKGKLLLTRIQKALGEHSARWTIWCTVLATLVALPKRDREDAEDQLSPLFAELELHVKYAQPVDLMPLFETLLNTDQLLSLVPRCKFLLLTMLTLIAQMEQLIVSDSSLSQVAALNGEANDAASDDSTAPRLVWARWMSLLREFARVLEGAAGAAVGAIGSKPQKVLLKLDASIGKVKQLRAHLQRHPELELEHKLRAIVSIIDIGPGSIGFSGGGGPSTLTKTSEVSGGSSTTTTTSADASKK from the exons ATGTCTGATTCGTTCTTTGGGTTTGATGCGTCATTGCCCGGTGAGGACGACGATGGTGGAGGTAGAGGTAGAGGCGGTGGAGGTGGCGGAAGAACAGGCGGTGGACGAGTGTTGGGTGGCGGGAGCGGCGGTCGCGGATCGGATTCGGAGGAGGAGTATGATGCGCTCAATGACGAAACATTCGGTCAGGCCCGTGAAGACGATTGGGAAGACTTGCACGAGAATCTGGTGCGAATGGACCGGCGAGAGGGAGCAGATGAAGATTCGGGGGCAGATTCCGATCTGGACATCAACTTCTCCTCGGTCGGGATCGATAACTTCGAGCTGGATAATGACACGGAACCGGAGGCCCGTTTGCAGCTGGACCCGAGCGTTTGGACGATGCCTAGCAAGCCGGAAACGCCGAGACATAGTGTGCCGCCTGTCACTGCACAGATGCCACCGGCAATTGGCAGTGCAGCGACCCCAATTCCAGCACCGG ATCGCTTTGGTGCAGCAGTAGGACGGTTCCCGGCTTTACCGAACCCTGGCATGCGGATCTGCTCGCTGGAAGAAATCGAGCAAAACATGATCAAACAACAGCAGGAACAGATGCGTCGCGGGCTAACTCCTCTGCCACGTCCTCCACCTGGCTTTCCAACATCATCCAATCCAACCCCGACGATGCAGCAACTTCCGCCTCCAATGATCCATCGTCCGCTTCCGATTCCGATCGGATTTCCTTCACCCGCTCTTatgggcggtggtggtgggccCGGAGGACAGCCGGGTGCCGCTCCCGGTGGTCCGATGGGTGCACTGTTCCCGCCTACCAACATGCCACCACCGAACGGGGGTAGTGGTCAGCCCGGTTCCGGTGCTCCTCCCTTTCCATTTCCGACGAACTTTCAAGGTCCGCCCGGATCGATGCCTCCCAATAGCAACATTAACAATAACAGCAGCAATGGAAGtatgaacaacaacaatgcaAGCTTCAGCCAGCGGTTGGTGGAAGAGATCCAGCAAAACCATCCCATGTTGCCGCATTATcgactaccaccaccacccggtaTGTTAGCACCTCAACCTCCGCTGCCGATGGGTGTACCGCCACCGGGTGGCCCAGGTGGTCCAGGACCGATGCCACCGATGCCACCGCACGGAGGTAACTTTAAGCATCCGTTCATGGCACATCATCATCCCGGGTTTCCGCCCAACTGGAACGGTCCACCGCCGCATCATGCCCCCCACCATCCGCACGGTGGACATCATCATCCCAGCTTTCCGGTCGGTCATCATCACTTCccgcaacatcagcagcaacagcaaggtCATGGACAGGGcggccatcaccatcatcaccagcagcagcagcaccatcatcagcaccaaGGTGGTGGCCACCGATTGCACAACGGCAAACAGAATCGCAACTACGAGTACGACGAGTACGCCAATATGATGACTGAGCGGGCAAAACACTGGCTGCTCGGCATCCAACTGTCCCAGCTGAACAAAGACACAGCTTACTACAATGACTACTACTTCTGCGTGATCCGCGATCGGAAGGAGCGCGAACGGGGCGGCGAACGGGAGAGCAAGGCCCACAAAGACAACACGTTCTATCATCCGttcagccagcagcagcagcagaaccaTCAACAGCAATGGAACGGCTTTGGACGGGAGCGTCGCAATTCGGAAAATTCCACATCGACCAAGGACGGAATTAAGGAGATACAGCCCCGTCGCTACAAGCTGGTGCAGTTTGAGAATTCGCTCGGTAAGCTGCAGTGTGGCAGCGTTATTGCACCGCGCAAGATCATCGATCAGGACGTGGTGGTGGATCGCTCGGTTGCGGATGTTGGTGGACCGGGTGGATCGGGTGGTGCGGGCAGCGCTGGCAACAATGCCCCCGGAAGCACGGACTCGGTACACAATCAGCGCCGCTCAAGACAGATTCTGTTGCACGTGGAGAACCTGTACCGGCTGGTGCTACGCCTCGAGGACATGTCCAACCAGCTGGCGATCGAAGCGAAGCAACAAATGAAGGAAAAGCGCGCCAAGGAACGGTTGTTGGCACAGGAAAAGCAGGCCAGTGGTATGGACGAACAGAACAACGTGCAGAACAGTGGTTCGCACCAAATGGCAACCGTGCCCGCAACACCCGTATCGGAAGTTGAGCAAGATACGGTGGAAAATCTGCTCGATCGTATACTGCCGGCGGTAAACGCGGAAGGTGTTCTGCGATTGTTGTCCGTGCGTAAAGGCAAGCTGCTGCTGACACGCATCCAGAAAGCGCTTGGTGAGCATTCGGCCCGGTGGACAATCTGGTGCACGGTGCTGGCAACGCTGGTTGCGCTGCCGAAGCGCGATCGAGAAGATGCCGAGGATCAGTTAAGTCCGCTGTTTGCCGAGCTTGAGCTGCACGTAAAGTACGCCCAGCCGGTCGATCTGATGCCACTGTTCGAGACACTGCTCAACACGGATCAGCTGCTGTCGCTGGTGCCTCGCTGCAAGTTCCTGCTGCTCACCATGCTCACCTTGATCGCCCAGATGGAACAGTTGATTGTGAGCGATTCATCCCTCAGCCAGGTAGCTGCTCTGAACGGGGAAGCGAATGATGCCGCTAGTGATGACTCCACCGCTCCACGACTCGTCTGGGCACGCTGGATGAGTCTGCTGCGAGAGTTCGCACGTGTACTGGAGGGTGCTGCCGGTGCGGCAGTCGGCGCCATCGGTAGCAAACCCCAGAAGGTGTTGCTCAAACTCGATGCATCCATTGGGAAGGTTAAACAGCTCCGTGCGCACCTGCAGCGACATCCGGAATTAGAGCTGGAGCACAAGCTGCGCGCTATCGTATCGATAATCGATATTGGACCCGGCAGCATTGGTtttagtggtggtggtggtccatCGACTTTGACCAAAACCTCGGAAGTATCCGGCGGCAGctcaacgacgacgacaacgtcGGCGGATGCAAGCAAAAAGTAA